One Nostocoides sp. HKS02 genomic window carries:
- the hemQ gene encoding hydrogen peroxide-dependent heme synthase, with product MTGKPSPSRIREINDSIRYAMWSVFAVTAPLGDNREVMAKEVEDLFARLESEGVVTRGVYDIGGLRADADFMVWWHAERIEDVQGAYRALLRTELGQLLEPTWSAAALHRPAEFNKSHIPAFLADEHPKDFICVYPFVRSYEWYLLDDKERRDMLREHGQQAREYPDVRANTIASFALNDYEWVLAFEADELHRIVDLMRELRASRARMHVREEVPFHTGRRVEVADLLASLR from the coding sequence ATGACTGGCAAGCCTTCACCCTCCCGGATCCGCGAGATCAACGACTCCATCCGTTACGCGATGTGGTCGGTGTTCGCCGTGACGGCACCACTGGGCGACAACCGCGAGGTCATGGCCAAGGAGGTCGAGGACCTCTTCGCCCGGCTCGAGTCAGAGGGCGTCGTCACGCGAGGGGTCTACGACATCGGCGGGCTGCGCGCCGACGCCGACTTCATGGTCTGGTGGCACGCCGAGCGGATCGAGGACGTCCAGGGGGCCTACCGTGCGCTGTTGCGGACCGAGCTCGGACAGCTCCTCGAGCCGACCTGGTCTGCGGCCGCCCTGCACCGCCCGGCCGAGTTCAACAAGAGCCACATCCCCGCGTTCCTCGCAGACGAGCACCCCAAGGACTTCATCTGCGTGTACCCGTTCGTGCGGTCCTACGAGTGGTACCTGCTCGACGACAAGGAGCGCCGCGACATGCTGCGCGAGCACGGTCAGCAGGCCCGCGAGTACCCCGACGTCCGGGCCAACACCATCGCGTCCTTCGCGTTGAACGACTACGAGTGGGTGCTGGCGTTCGAGGCCGACGAGCTGCACCGCATCGTCGACCTCATGCGCGAGCTGCGGGCCTCGCGCGCTCGCATGCACGTGCGCGAAGAGGTCCCGTTCCACACCGGCCGCCGCGTCGAGGTCGCCGACCTGCTCGCCTCGTTGCGCTGA
- the hemG gene encoding protoporphyrinogen oxidase, which translates to MTGSRIVVVGGGIAGLAAAWEAVRAMPDAVVTVVDAADRPGGKLRREPVAGVAVDVGAESILARRPEGLALMSELDLAAEVVHPATTSAAVWSRGDLHPLPRGTLMGIPSPASSARGILSADEVARAEHERPWEGGEFDDVSVGDYVAARLGEAVVDRLVEPLLGGVYAGQARSLSLRACLPGVFAAVSRGESLTDAARAASAAPEAQAVSAVAPTGAAAPVFAGLDGGVGRLAEVLVEQLRVRGVTIRSGTIVRELHREPVTGDGGWSVVVGSRAQPERIPADAVVLAVPSTPTSRLLAPHAPVAARELAAIEYASMAIVTLAVDSTRRRGAAHPPLTGSGFLVPAVEGRTIKASTFTSSKWAWAAGAAQDLSFLRASVGRHGETTDLQRPDTELVAIAVAEVSEALGHQLPPVVDTQVQRWGGALPQYAVGHLDRVSRIRAATRSLAGLALAGAAYDGVGVPACIASGRAAAQSVVTHLRSDGGGAGH; encoded by the coding sequence ATGACCGGGTCACGCATCGTCGTCGTCGGCGGTGGCATCGCCGGCCTCGCCGCGGCGTGGGAGGCCGTGCGCGCCATGCCCGACGCAGTCGTCACCGTGGTCGACGCCGCCGACCGCCCGGGCGGCAAGCTGCGCCGCGAGCCCGTGGCGGGCGTGGCGGTCGACGTGGGCGCGGAGTCGATCCTGGCCCGCCGACCCGAGGGGCTCGCCCTCATGTCCGAGCTCGACCTCGCTGCCGAGGTCGTCCACCCTGCGACCACGTCGGCCGCGGTCTGGTCCCGGGGCGACCTGCACCCCCTGCCGCGAGGCACGCTCATGGGCATCCCGTCGCCCGCGTCCTCCGCGCGCGGCATCCTGTCGGCCGACGAGGTGGCCCGAGCCGAGCACGAACGCCCTTGGGAGGGTGGCGAGTTCGACGACGTGTCGGTCGGCGACTACGTCGCGGCGCGGCTGGGTGAGGCGGTGGTGGACCGGCTCGTCGAGCCTCTGCTCGGTGGGGTGTATGCCGGTCAGGCGCGTTCCCTGTCGCTGCGCGCCTGCCTGCCCGGGGTCTTCGCAGCGGTCAGTCGGGGGGAGTCCCTCACGGACGCGGCACGCGCTGCCTCAGCCGCCCCGGAGGCGCAGGCGGTGTCGGCGGTGGCACCGACGGGGGCCGCCGCTCCGGTCTTCGCCGGACTCGACGGCGGGGTCGGCCGCCTGGCCGAGGTGCTCGTCGAACAGCTCCGTGTGCGCGGCGTGACGATCCGCAGCGGAACGATCGTCCGCGAGCTGCACCGCGAGCCCGTGACCGGTGACGGGGGATGGTCGGTCGTGGTCGGGTCTCGTGCCCAGCCCGAGCGCATCCCCGCGGACGCGGTGGTCCTTGCCGTGCCGTCGACCCCCACCTCCCGCCTGCTGGCGCCGCACGCACCCGTGGCCGCCCGCGAGCTGGCGGCGATCGAGTACGCATCGATGGCCATCGTGACGCTCGCGGTGGACTCCACCCGGCGGCGCGGGGCGGCGCACCCGCCGTTGACCGGCTCCGGCTTCCTCGTGCCCGCGGTCGAGGGGCGCACCATCAAGGCCAGCACCTTCACCTCCTCGAAGTGGGCGTGGGCGGCCGGCGCAGCGCAGGACCTGTCGTTCCTGCGCGCCTCGGTCGGTCGACATGGCGAGACCACCGACCTGCAGCGGCCCGATACGGAGCTTGTGGCCATCGCGGTCGCCGAGGTGAGTGAGGCCCTGGGCCACCAGCTGCCGCCGGTCGTCGACACCCAGGTGCAGCGGTGGGGCGGTGCCCTCCCGCAGTACGCGGTGGGACACCTGGACCGGGTGTCCCGCATCCGGGCGGCGACCCGCTCCCTCGCCGGGCTGGCGCTGGCCGGCGCGGCATACGACGGGGTGGGGGTGCCCGCGTGCATCGCCAGCGGACGAGCGGCCGCGCAGTCGGTGGTGACCCACCTGCGCTCCGATGGCGGTGGCGCGGGACACTAG
- a CDS encoding DUF4349 domain-containing protein, whose protein sequence is MFRIHRLDTTDQGVAMFRDRHRTTLPAIGIGVVAAFALAACSAGSSGSSSASSAIAPAGGVQDSRGQSVGGTAIGAPAPNGKSPSTGTGVDPAALQAGQDALARRATIALQVKNIGQAVARVRATSAAADGIILDENIGTADGPVPLADSSKVSATTYAEITISVPSDQLDAVIADLGSVGTVIRSTSSSENVGSQIVDTQSRLDTMRVSVERVRGFLRSAKDLTQIVTLEAELTRRESDLEALEAQLASLKGSVARSPVQVSLTTVAAVIAPPATATGFLAGLKGGWKAFTASVSVVLTVLGAVLPFAVVAALLGLPVWWYVRRRRLGAAPPVVSAG, encoded by the coding sequence GTGTTCCGGATCCACCGCCTCGACACGACCGACCAGGGGGTCGCCATGTTCCGTGATCGTCATCGCACCACTCTCCCGGCTATCGGCATCGGCGTCGTCGCCGCGTTCGCGCTCGCCGCGTGTAGCGCCGGCAGTAGCGGCTCCAGCTCGGCGAGCAGCGCCATCGCCCCTGCCGGCGGCGTGCAGGACTCCCGCGGCCAGTCCGTGGGCGGCACCGCCATCGGCGCCCCCGCACCGAACGGCAAGTCCCCCAGCACGGGCACCGGTGTCGACCCCGCCGCCCTGCAGGCTGGCCAGGACGCGCTCGCCCGCCGCGCGACGATTGCCCTGCAGGTCAAGAACATCGGCCAGGCAGTCGCCCGGGTCCGCGCCACCTCGGCAGCAGCCGACGGCATCATCCTCGACGAGAACATCGGCACCGCCGACGGACCCGTCCCCCTCGCAGACTCCTCCAAGGTGAGCGCGACGACCTATGCCGAGATCACGATCTCCGTGCCGTCCGACCAGCTCGACGCAGTCATCGCCGATCTCGGGTCGGTCGGCACCGTCATCCGCTCCACGAGCTCCAGCGAGAACGTCGGGTCCCAGATCGTCGACACCCAGTCCCGGCTCGACACGATGCGGGTCAGCGTCGAGCGGGTGCGCGGGTTCCTCAGGAGCGCCAAGGACCTCACCCAGATCGTGACCCTCGAGGCCGAGCTGACCCGGCGCGAGTCCGACCTCGAGGCGCTCGAGGCGCAGCTGGCCTCCCTCAAGGGCAGCGTGGCCCGCTCCCCGGTGCAGGTCAGCCTGACCACCGTGGCCGCGGTCATCGCCCCGCCCGCCACCGCCACCGGGTTCCTCGCGGGACTCAAGGGCGGCTGGAAGGCGTTCACGGCCTCGGTGAGCGTGGTGCTGACCGTGCTCGGCGCCGTGCTGCCGTTCGCCGTGGTGGCAGCACTGCTGGGCCTGCCGGTCTGGTGGTACGTCCGTCGGCGCCGGCTCGGTGCTGCGCCCCCCGTGGTCAGCGCTGGCTGA
- the hemE gene encoding uroporphyrinogen decarboxylase — MTSERATPQDSALVRAATQQPVPHTPVWFMRQAGRSLPEYRAVREGIGMLDSCRRPDLVTEITLQPVRRHGVDAAIFFSDIVVPLAAVGVDLDIVAGVGPVVAKPIRSRADLDRLPALTPEHVPFITEAVRLLVAELGATPLIGFAGAPFTLASYLVEGGPSKNHEHTKALMYGDPQLWHDLCARLAQISGAFLDVQAAAGASAVQLFDSWVGALPRADYERFVQPHSAAALAMVAARGIPRIHFGVGTGELLAAMGAAGADVVGVDYRVSLTDALARLDGSYAVQGNLDPALLFAPWEALEAKVRDIVEEGKAAPGHIFNLGHGVLPDTDPDVLTRVVELVHEVSQR; from the coding sequence GTGACCTCCGAACGCGCCACCCCGCAGGACTCCGCGCTCGTCCGGGCTGCCACCCAGCAGCCCGTCCCGCACACTCCGGTGTGGTTCATGCGCCAGGCCGGGCGGTCGCTGCCGGAGTACCGCGCCGTGCGCGAGGGCATCGGCATGCTCGACTCGTGCCGCCGACCCGACCTCGTCACCGAGATCACGCTGCAGCCGGTGCGCCGGCACGGGGTCGACGCCGCCATCTTCTTCTCCGACATCGTGGTGCCTCTGGCCGCGGTCGGCGTGGACCTCGACATCGTCGCCGGGGTCGGGCCCGTCGTGGCCAAGCCGATCCGCAGCCGGGCCGACCTCGACCGGCTGCCGGCGTTGACTCCCGAGCACGTGCCGTTCATCACCGAGGCAGTGCGGCTGCTGGTCGCCGAGCTCGGCGCGACGCCCCTCATCGGGTTCGCGGGGGCGCCGTTCACCTTGGCGAGCTACCTCGTGGAGGGCGGCCCCAGCAAGAACCACGAGCACACCAAGGCCCTGATGTACGGCGACCCCCAGCTGTGGCACGACCTCTGCGCGCGACTTGCCCAGATCTCCGGTGCGTTCCTCGACGTGCAGGCCGCCGCCGGGGCTTCAGCGGTGCAGCTGTTCGACTCCTGGGTGGGTGCCCTGCCGCGGGCCGACTACGAGCGGTTCGTGCAACCGCACTCGGCCGCCGCGCTCGCGATGGTGGCTGCGCGCGGCATACCCAGGATCCACTTCGGGGTCGGCACCGGTGAGCTGCTTGCGGCCATGGGCGCCGCTGGCGCCGACGTCGTCGGGGTCGACTACCGCGTATCGCTCACCGATGCGCTCGCCCGCCTGGACGGTTCGTATGCCGTGCAGGGCAACCTCGATCCTGCGCTCCTCTTCGCGCCGTGGGAGGCGCTGGAGGCCAAGGTGCGCGACATCGTCGAGGAGGGCAAGGCGGCTCCCGGGCACATCTTCAACCTGGGCCACGGCGTGCTCCCCGACACCGACCCCGATGTCCTGACCCGAGTCGTGGAGCTGGTGCACGAGGTCAGCCAGCGCTGA
- a CDS encoding DMT family transporter, whose product MLSLLALASSACWGTSDFFAGLRARTMPAAAVVAWSQGMALVLLTVVLSVTGFGGPTGWMVWAVAAGVAGSGALVCFYAALSTGTMGVVAPVASLGVVVPVLLGILTGDQPPVLAWVGMVVAIVGVALASGPELSGGVSPRPLALACVAAVGFGLALFCLDRGARVSLLHTLWGMRATSVSLFLVAGVVLRRAGGVRAADLPALGLIGAGDLVANGLFAYASSHGVVSIASVLGSLYPVVTVLLARVLLQERLRPVQGVGVGISVAGVVVLALARP is encoded by the coding sequence ATGCTCTCGCTGCTCGCCCTCGCCTCGAGCGCGTGTTGGGGCACCTCGGACTTCTTCGCCGGCTTGCGGGCACGGACCATGCCGGCCGCGGCAGTCGTCGCCTGGTCGCAGGGCATGGCCCTGGTCCTGTTGACGGTCGTGCTCAGCGTGACGGGCTTCGGCGGCCCGACCGGATGGATGGTGTGGGCGGTCGCGGCCGGCGTGGCGGGGTCGGGCGCGTTGGTCTGCTTCTATGCCGCCCTGTCGACCGGGACGATGGGCGTGGTCGCGCCGGTTGCCTCGCTCGGCGTGGTGGTGCCGGTCCTGCTCGGCATCCTCACCGGCGACCAGCCGCCAGTCCTCGCGTGGGTCGGCATGGTTGTCGCGATCGTCGGCGTCGCCCTGGCCTCCGGACCGGAGCTGAGTGGTGGGGTCTCGCCCCGCCCGCTCGCCCTGGCCTGCGTGGCGGCGGTCGGGTTCGGACTGGCGCTCTTCTGCCTCGACCGCGGCGCGCGGGTCTCCCTCCTGCACACCCTCTGGGGGATGCGCGCCACCTCGGTCAGCCTCTTCCTGGTCGCGGGGGTCGTCCTGCGCCGGGCAGGTGGGGTGCGCGCCGCAGACCTGCCGGCACTCGGCCTGATCGGCGCCGGTGACCTCGTCGCGAACGGCCTGTTCGCCTATGCGAGCTCGCACGGCGTGGTGAGCATCGCGAGCGTGCTCGGTTCGCTGTACCCGGTCGTCACCGTGCTGCTCGCGCGCGTCCTGCTCCAGGAGCGGCTGCGTCCCGTGCAGGGCGTCGGCGTGGGGATCAGCGTCGCCGGGGTCGTCGTGCTCGCCCTCGCGCGGCCCTGA
- a CDS encoding DUF3000 domain-containing protein: MVGSRTVPGDHSPEFTQALSDLRAARLRPEIRLTEVPAPQRIAPYAVALTAEVVGAHADEDELASGRFVLLHDPSVPDPWDGAWRAVTFARAELEPELANDPMLGAVGWSWLTDALESHHLGFTAEAGTVTRVVSESFAGLADRPASVEMEVRASWTPVSGNVGAHLIAWSELLCTIAGLPPLPEGVIALPGPRR, from the coding sequence ATGGTGGGCAGCCGAACGGTCCCTGGAGACCACTCCCCCGAGTTCACGCAGGCGCTGAGCGACCTGCGCGCAGCGCGGTTGCGCCCGGAGATCCGTCTCACCGAGGTGCCTGCTCCGCAACGCATCGCGCCGTATGCCGTGGCGCTCACCGCCGAGGTCGTCGGCGCGCACGCCGACGAGGACGAGCTCGCGTCCGGCCGGTTCGTCCTCCTGCACGACCCGTCGGTGCCCGACCCGTGGGACGGAGCGTGGCGCGCGGTGACGTTCGCTCGCGCCGAGCTCGAGCCCGAGCTGGCCAACGACCCGATGCTCGGTGCGGTGGGCTGGTCGTGGCTGACGGACGCCCTGGAGTCCCACCACCTCGGCTTCACCGCCGAGGCCGGCACCGTCACCCGGGTCGTCTCCGAGAGCTTCGCGGGCCTGGCCGACCGACCCGCCAGCGTCGAGATGGAGGTGCGCGCGTCGTGGACTCCCGTCAGCGGAAACGTCGGGGCCCACCTCATCGCCTGGTCCGAGCTGCTGTGCACCATCGCGGGGCTCCCCCCGCTGCCCGAAGGCGTCATCGCGCTGCCCGGCCCGCGCCGCTGA